One window from the genome of Antechinus flavipes isolate AdamAnt ecotype Samford, QLD, Australia chromosome X, AdamAnt_v2, whole genome shotgun sequence encodes:
- the UBL4A gene encoding ubiquitin-like protein 4A, with product MQLTVKALQGRECSLQVPEDERISTLKHLVYEKLNIPVVQQRLLFKGKALADELRLSDYSIGPNSKINLVIKLPDEGTTRHPPSKPQVQSQPLPIWLLVSQILARHFSTADTRRVLDQLQKDYDRSLRLLSLDDIERLATRMLNCTVTEPVEIGFLD from the exons ATGCAGTTGACCGTGAAGGCGCTTCAGGGCCGGGAATGCAGCCTCCAG GTGCCCGAGGACGAGAGAATCTCCACCCTGAAGCACCTGGTGTACGAGAAGTTGAACATCCCGGTGGTCCAGCAGCGGCTGTTGTTCAAGGGCAAGGCCTTGGCAG atGAGCTCCGCCTTTCAGACTACAGCATTGGGCCAAACTCCAAGATCAACCTTGTGATCAAGCTTCCCGATGAGGGGACTACTCGACATCCGCCCTCAAAGCCTCAGGTCCAGTCTCAGCCACTCCCCATCTGGTTGCTGGTCTCTCAGATCTTGGCTCGACACTTTAGCACAGCTGATACCAGGAGAGTCCTAGACCAGCTACAGAAG GACTATGATCGGAGTCTTCGCCTTCTGAGCTTGGATGATATTGAACGTCTGGCAACCCGTATGCTCAACTGTACTGTGACTGAGCCTGTGGAAATTGGCTTCCTGGACTAA